Proteins from a single region of Fundulus heteroclitus isolate FHET01 chromosome 12, MU-UCD_Fhet_4.1, whole genome shotgun sequence:
- the aplnra gene encoding apelin receptor A: MEATTGEYADNYDYYEDNETACDYSEWEPSYSLIPVLYMLIFILGLSGNGVVIFTVWRSKSKRRAADVYIGNLALADLTFVVTLPLWAVYTALGYHWPFGVALCKISSYIVLVNMYASVFCLTCLSFDRYLAIVHSLSSNKLRSRGTMLASLGAIWFLSGLLSIPTLLFRTTVHDINSNQTTCAMDFSLVTLNQGHENLWIAGLSLSSSALGFLLPFLAMTIFYCFIGCTVTRHFNNLRKEDQKKKRLLKIITTLVVVFAICWTPFHVLKSLDALSYLNFAATTCGVVRFVLLAHPYATCLAYVNSCLNPFLYAFFDLRFRSQCLCLLNLKKAMHGQMSSMSSTLSAQTQKSEIQSLATKV, encoded by the coding sequence ATGGAGGCCACCACTGGGGAATACGCTGACAATTATGACTATTACGAAGACAACGAAACCGCCTGCGACTACTCGGAGTGGGAGCCCTCCTACTCCCTCATCCCAGTGCTCTACATGCTGATCTTCATCCTCGGCCTGTCGGGCAACGGCGTGGTCATCTTCACCGTGTGGCGGTCCAAGTCTAAGCGCCGGGCCGCGGACGTCTACATCGGGAACCTGGCCCTCGCCGACCTCACCTTCGTGGTGACCCTACCTCTGTGGGCCGTGTATACGGCGTTGGGCTACCACTGGCCGTTCGGCGTGGCTCTGTGCAAGATCAGCAGCTACATCGTTCTGGTCAACATGTACGCCAGCGTCTTCTGCCTCACCTGTCTGAGTTTTGACCGCTACCTGGCCATCGTGCACTCCCTGTCCAGCAACAAGCTTCGCTCCAGAGGCACCATGCTGGCATCCCTGGGCGCCATTTGGTTCCTGTCCGGCCTCCTGTCCATACCCACGCTGCTCTTCAGGACCACGGTGCACGACATCAACAGCAACCAGACCACATGCGCCATGGACTTCAGCCTGGTCACCCTGAACCAGGGGCACGAGAACCTGTGGATCGCCGGACTCAGCCTGTCCTCCTCCGCCCTGGGGTTCCTCCTGCCCTTTTTGGCCATGACCATCTTCTACTGCTTCATCGGCTGCACCGTCACCCGCCACTTCAACAACCTGCGCAAGGAGGACCAGAAGAAGAAGCGCCTGCTCAAGATCATCACCACGCTGGTGGTGGTCTTCGCCATCTGCTGGACTCCCTTCCACGTGCTGAAGAGCCTGGACGCCCTCTCCTACCTGAATTTCGCGGCGACCACCTGCGGCGTGGTGCGTTTCGTTCTGCTGGCTCACCCCTACGCCACCTGCCTGGCCTACGTCAACAGCTGCCTCAACCCGTTCCTGTACGCCTTCTTCGACCTGCGCTTTCGCTCCCAGTGCTTGTGCCTGCTCAACCTGAAGAAGGCCATGCACGGCCAGATGAGCTCCATGTCCTCCACTCTCAGCGCCCAGACTCAGAAGTCGGAGATTCAGTCTCTGGCGACCAAGGTTTAG
- the LOC118564712 gene encoding uncharacterized protein LOC118564712 → MSDVASETGPEKLAKDEQQDCAAAEEEQTAPGNLQEDRAEDSGVMENEAQAKMMSAFEQVRNQIRSQGAVKAPKSSILQLVSKIKDIEAAAERANSRSDGNVAEGEEGKEAEALKDGSRGELDLRLEMLSKVFEKKLQASKKVLRDEFEVQICEARKEMQAYTDQTLKELERKITGRTPHSRQEIHPKPLQEGADAAAKRRASAAPSLASRRGKMLTRTLTTTIIPTAPVISGLKGSPKGQSLPVRDHVLSLSQSQSQQGRIPLPPARPPLHTHRKSVQAKCKTGT, encoded by the coding sequence ATGAGCGACGTGGCCTCAGAGACGGGTCCAGAAAAGCTTGCGAAGGATGAGCAACAGGACTGCGCCGCTGCAGAAGAGGAGCAGACCGCCCCGGGCAACCTGCAAGAAGACAGGGCGGAAGACAGCGGCGTAATGGAAAATGAGGCACAGGCGAAGATGATGTCTGCCTTCGAGCAGGTGCGTAACCAGATCAGATCACAGGGGGCGGTGAAAGCCCCAAAGAGCAGCATACTGCAGCTGGTGTCAAAAATCAAAGACATAGAAGCAGCGGCTGAGCGGGCGAACAGCCGGTCTGACGGCAACGTTGCCGAAGGAGAGGAGGGAAAAGAAGCCGAAGCATTAAAAGATGGCTCCAGGGGAGAATTAGATTTGAGGTTGGAGATGTTGAGTAAGGTATTTGAGAAAAAGCTGCAGGCTAGTAAGAAGGTCCTCAGGGACGAGTTTGAAGTTCAGATATGTGAAGCGCGTAAGGAGATGCAGGCCTACACAGATCAGACCCTGAAAGAGCTCGAGCGGAAGATAACAGGCCGAACACCTCACAGTCGCCAGGAGATACACCCCAAACCCCTACAAGAGGGCGCCGACGCCGCGGCGAAACGGAGGGCTTCTGCGGCTCCATCTCTGGCATCCAGAAGAGGAAAGATGCTGACCCGGACCCTGACCACCACCATCATTCCCACGGCTCCCGTCATCAGTGGATTGAAAGGCTCCCCGAAGGGTCAAAGCTTACCGGTGAGAGATCACGTGCTCTCACTGTCACAGAGCCAGTCCCAGCAGGGCCGCATCCCCCTCCCCCCGGCCCGGCCCCCGCTGCATACGCACAGAAAGTCCGTCCaggcaaaatgcaaaacaggaaCGTGA
- the hpdb gene encoding 4-hydroxyphenylpyruvate dioxygenase translates to MTTYTDKGEKHEQGRFICFDHLTFWVGNAKQAASFYCNKLGFEPLAYRGLETGSRDVVSHAVKQGKIVYVFSSALNPGNKEMGDHLVKHGDGVKDIAFTVEDCDFLVQKAREKGAIIVKEPHTLEDKHGTVRLAVLQTYGDTTHTFVERKGYSGLFLPGFHPPLFRDPFLAKLPVGKLDFIDHVVGNQPDDEMVPIVEWYQRNLLFHRFWSVDDKQLQTEFSALRSIVVANYEETVKMPINEPAKGKRKSQIQEYVEYYGGPGVQHIAMNTSDIITAIRNLKERGAEFMTVPDTYYHQLRENLKHSKVKIAESLDVLQELKILVDYDDKGYLLQIFTKPVQDRPTVFLEVIQRHNHQGFGAGNFKSLFEAIEADQRARGNLTVLTPNGDTENM, encoded by the exons ATG ACAACATACACAGACAAAGGTGAAAAG CATGAGCAGGGCAGGTTCATCTGCTTCGATCATCTGACCTTCTGGGTTGGAAACGCGAAGCAG GCTGCCTCCTTTTACTGCAACAAGCTCGGGTTTGAGCCGCTGGCTTACCGAGGCCTGGAGACGGGCAGCCGGGATGTGGTGTCCCATGCAGTGAAACAGGGGAAG ATCGTTTACGTCTTCTCCTCTGCTCTCAATCCTGGTAACAAAG AGATGGGGGACCATCTGGTAAAACACGGGGATGGGGTGAAAGACATTGCTTTTACGGTGGAGGATTGTGACTTCCTGGTTCAG AAAGCCCGCGAGAAAGGAGCAATTATTGTCAAAGAGCCCCACACTCTGGAGGACAAGCACGGGACGGTGCGACTGGCCGTGCTTCAGACG TACGGTGACACCACGCATAcgtttgtggagaggaagggcTACAGCGGCTTGTTTCTGCCTGGTTTCCACCCCCCTCTCTTCAGAGACCCCTTTCTAGCCAAACT ACCAGTCGGAAAACTGGACTTCATCGACCACGTTGTGGGAAACCAACCGGATGATGAGATGGTTCCAATTGTAGAATG GTACCAGAGGAACCTTCTCTTCCACCGCTTTTGGTCGGTGGACGACAAACAGCTCCAGACAGAATTCAGCGCCCTGCGCTCCATCGTGGTGGCGAACTACGAGGAGACCGTGAAGATGCCCATCAATGAGCCCGCCAAGGGGAAGAGAAAGTCTCAGATACAG GAATACGTGGAGTACTACGGAGGTCCGGGAGTGCAGCACATCGCCATGAACACATCAGACATCATCACTGCA ATCCGTAACCTGAAGGAGCGAGGCGCGGAGTTCATGACGGTGCCGGACACTTACTACCACCAGCTGAGGGAGAATCTGAAACACTCGAAGGTCAAAATCGCCGAGAGCCTGGATGTCCTGCAG GAACTGAAGATCTTGGTGGACTACGACGACAAAGGCTATTTACTCCAGATCTTCACCAAGCCAGTTCAGGACCGTCCCACGGTTTTCCTGGAGGTCATTCAGAGACACAATCACCAG GGATTTGGTGCAGGGAATTTCAAGTCTCTTTTTGAAGCTATCGAAGCAGACCAGCGCGCTCGAGGAAATCTGACCGTCCTGACACCAAACGGAGACACAGAGAACATGTGA